The nucleotide sequence GAAAACCCGGAGGATTCGCAGGAGGGTGGCAATGGTGGTGATGTTGGGGATGAAGGCGGAACCGACGACAATGATGTCGAAGATGTTCCAGCCGCTCTTGAAGAAGGCGGCCGTGCTCTCCCTCGCGTAGAACTTGAGTCCGATCTCCGCCACGAAGATCCAGATACAGATCCATTCGAGGGTGAAGAGAATGGGATAGGGCTCGTAGGTTGAGATGCCGATGAGGACGGCGTTGAAGACGATGACCCCGAGAATTATTTTCCCGAAGGTGCTGTGATTGATCATGGCTTTGGCGTTCATGGGTGCTGGTTCCTCGTCCCCGACTTGCTGCGAATAACGGAATGCCCCGCTGGGGCGGCGCTAGTCTAGCAAACGGACGCGGTGGGAGGAAATGAGCGCGGGGCGGGGTCTTATGGGTCTTATGGGTCTTATGGGTCTTATGGGTCTTATGGGTCTTATGGGTCTTATGGGTCTTATGGGTCTTATGGGTCTTATGGGTCGTATGGGTCGTATGGGTCGTATGGGTCTTGGGGTCTTTTCTTTGGCGGTTTGGCGACCTATAATGGCGAGGTGATCGTCGGATGACGACGCGCCCATACCGCAACCCATAGATCGGCCTGTGCCATGACGAGCAACAATCTCCTTCTCCATTATGATCGGGTCCCCGGCTTTCTTCCTATTTACCGCCGCCTGCTGCTGGGGCGACGGGCACGGCATGTGAAGGGCGAGGCGCTGCCCCACTTCGAGGGCGTTTGGCCTGGCGCAAAGGCCGACGCCGCCCTCATCAAGCGCTATGCGGAGGCCTGTGGCCTGCCGGACGATGGCTTTTATCCCCTGCTTTATCCCCATGTGCTGACCTCGGCTATTCACATCGATTTCATCAGCCGCCCCGAGTTTCCCCTCTCTCCCATGGGCGCGGTACACACGCGAATGCATGTGCTGCAGCATGCCCCGATTGCGGCGGACTCGGTGGTGGATATAGCGTGCGCGCTGACATCGACCCGCGTGCTGAAACCGGGTATCGAATTTGAAATCACCACGACCCTCACCCAGAACGGCGTGAAGGTCTGGGAAAGCCTGAGCGCCAATCTGATCCGGGGCAAAAAGTTCGGCGAGCCTGCGGAGGCATCCGCCCTTTCCAACCTGCCCGATTTGGAGGGCGAGCCCGTTGAAGCGGGCTGGACAGTGCCCAGGGACATGGGCTGGCGCTATGCAAAGATTACGGGGGACTACAACCCCATCCACGTCTCCCGGGCGCTGGCGAAGTTCATGGGCTTTGATCGTGATCTGATCCATGGCATGTGGTCGGCCGCGCGTTGCCTGGCCCACCTCCCGCAGCTGGACACTTCACAGCCAATCCGCGCGGATATTTTGTTCAAGGGTCCGGTGTACATGGAGAGTTCGGTAAGCATGAAGCAGGTCACGGGGGAATCGGGTCAGCACTTTGATCTATACTGCTCGGACAACCCCCGCCCCGTCCTTCGCGGACGCGTGCGTCAAGAAAAGGACGGCGCCACGCTGGCGCCCTGAGAAAGGAATACCCGAATGCCTTCTTTCGATGTGGTCAACAAAGTTGACCTCCAGGAAGTGGACAATGCCGTCAACATCACGACGAAGACCATCACCACGCGCTATGACTTTCGCGATTCGGAGACGGAGATCAACCTGGACCGCAAGGAACTGAAGATCACCATCTCGACCGAAAATACAATGCGTTTGGATGCGGTGAAGGATACGCTGGCGAGCAACTTGATCAAGCGCGGCGTGAGCCCCAAAGCACTGGAATACAAGGAGCCCGAGGGCACCTCCAAGGGGGGAGTGCGCGTGACGGTGTCGCTGAAACAGGGTATCGACAAGGAAATCGCGAAGAAGATCACCAAGCTTATCAAGGAGCAGGGCCTGAAGGTGCAGGCGCAGATTCAGGATGACCAGGTGCGCGTCACCGGCAAGAGTATCAATGACCTGCAGTCCGTCATTGCCATGCTGAAAGGCGAAGAGATGGATATCCCGCTTCAGTATGTGAATATGAAGAGCTGAAGATTGCGCTGATTGCCGGCGAATCCGCAGGGACGGCTGCCTTGCGTTGCGCAAGAATGCTTCCCACCCACTCAATCGACTTTCAAAGAGGAGCAACCGACCACCGATGCGCATCACGATCACGTTCCTGTTCGCCGCCCTCTTCGCCGGCTTCGCGGTTCAGGCCGCCGAGAAGGGTCCACTCACGCTTCACCCGAAAGTTACGCCGCTGCCCACGGATGCCATGGGGCCTTTTGTGCGCCTCGCGGACAGTCGAATCCTGGCGGTGGACAAGGATCTGGTCCGGGCGAGCAGCGACGAAGGGCTGACGTGGGAAACGTGGCCGCTGGAAGTGGGTATGGATTTTGAGGTCAGCAACGAGCGGGCGCTGATCCTGACCCGCGAGGGGACGCTCATCCTGGCGTGCATGAACAATGCGGAGCTGGTGTGGAAGTGGAACAAAGAAATTCACGATGCCGACCCCGGCACGACGCTGCCCACCTATGCCCTTCGCAGCCTGGACAACGGCAAGACCTGGGAGAAGCCACGGAAGCTCCACGATGAGTGGAGTGGCGCCGTTCGCAATATGATCCAGGCGAAGGATGGCAAGGTGGTCTTCACGGCCATGCGGCTGTTAAACAAGCCGGGTCGCCACTCGGTGCTGACCTACGCCTCGACGGATCAGGGCGCAAGCTGGAAGCCGAGCAACGTAATTGATCTGGGTGGCAACGGCCACCACGACGGCGCCACGGAGGCCACGGTCATCGAGTTGAACGACGGCCGGCTTTGGAAACTGATCCGCACGAATTTCGGCAAATTCTGGGAGGCCCATTCAGAGGATGGCTTCTACTGGAAGAGCATGGGGCCGACGTCCATCCCCGCAAGCAGCGCGCCGGGCCAGTTGTTCCGCCTTCAGAGCGGGCGCATCCTGCTGGTGTGGAACCGGCCCTTCCCCGAGGGGCAGACGAGCTTCCCCCTTTCCGGAGGCGACAATGAATGGTCCGAAGTTCCGGTGAGCAATCACCGCTGGGAGCTCTCCGCCGCCCTTTCTGAGGACGATGGCAAGACCTGGACCACGCCGGTGGTGCTGGCCCATCAGGAGGGCGCTTCCCTCGCGTACCCCTATCTCTTCGAGCAGGCACCGGGACGGCTCTGGCTCACGACCATGCAGGGCGGCATCCGCATTGCCCTGAACGAATCAGATCTGCTTCAATAGTCGCTCAACGGGCAAGCGAGGTGAACCGGCTATGGATCTGGACAAGCGTGAACAGTTGGATGTGGACGGTTTCTGCATCATCCCCAATTTGCTGCCGCCGGAGTTGCTGGCGCGGATCCAGGCGGAGTCGATGCGGATTCTGGAGGCGCTGCCCAAAGAGCACGAGCAGGACAACCGCTCCACCGGCAGCATGGTGAGCGTTTACGAGAGTCCGGTCTTTGCGGAATTGATTGCCCTTCCCGAGGCGCAGGCGGCCCTGCGCAGTCTGGGTTTCAGCGAGGCCCGCTTTTCCAGCGGCTACATCATCAGCAAGCCCGCGAAGAGCCCGCGCCTCTTCTGGCACTATGACTGGGCCGGCTGGGACGCGCCCGAGTCGTTTACCGTGCGCCCGACGCCCCAACTGTTCTTCATGTATTACCTGGTTAACACCACGCCCTACAACGGCTGCCTCCGGGTCGTGCCCGGCTCACACGTCGGCGACAATGACCTGATTCCCCTGCTGGACGAGGCCCACGCGCCGGAACTGCGCGCGGCGGCGAATATGGACCGGCCCGCCTTCAGCGATCGGCCCGACGAAGTGAATGTGTGCATCACGGCGGGCGACCTGCTCATCGGCGATTCCCGCCTGCTCCACGCCTCCCACGCGAATGAGAGCGACGAGCGGCGCACGGTGATCACGCTGTGGTTTCACCCCGACCCGCAGACCTTTGGCGGGCGACTTCAGGCCTTCTGCGCAAACATGGCCGCCCAGCCACCGAAAGACTGGCCTGCGGATGCCCGGGAGAAAGTGAGCGAGGTGCTCTGCCGCTACGAAGGCGGCGAGGAGGCCTGGCCCTGGAACCGCAATCGGCCCTATCCCGCGCCGGTGGCGGAGTAACGCCGAAGGACGAAGGACTTAAGGGACGGAAGGGACTTAAAGGACATCCCTGATTTCTTGGTGGTCTCCAATTTCCGTCGTGCGGTCTCTTGTGTCTTTCTTGTTCTTTG is from Candidatus Hydrogenedentota bacterium and encodes:
- a CDS encoding YajQ family cyclic di-GMP-binding protein, with translation MPSFDVVNKVDLQEVDNAVNITTKTITTRYDFRDSETEINLDRKELKITISTENTMRLDAVKDTLASNLIKRGVSPKALEYKEPEGTSKGGVRVTVSLKQGIDKEIAKKITKLIKEQGLKVQAQIQDDQVRVTGKSINDLQSVIAMLKGEEMDIPLQYVNMKS
- a CDS encoding phytanoyl-CoA dioxygenase family protein is translated as MDLDKREQLDVDGFCIIPNLLPPELLARIQAESMRILEALPKEHEQDNRSTGSMVSVYESPVFAELIALPEAQAALRSLGFSEARFSSGYIISKPAKSPRLFWHYDWAGWDAPESFTVRPTPQLFFMYYLVNTTPYNGCLRVVPGSHVGDNDLIPLLDEAHAPELRAAANMDRPAFSDRPDEVNVCITAGDLLIGDSRLLHASHANESDERRTVITLWFHPDPQTFGGRLQAFCANMAAQPPKDWPADAREKVSEVLCRYEGGEEAWPWNRNRPYPAPVAE
- a CDS encoding exo-alpha-sialidase codes for the protein MRITITFLFAALFAGFAVQAAEKGPLTLHPKVTPLPTDAMGPFVRLADSRILAVDKDLVRASSDEGLTWETWPLEVGMDFEVSNERALILTREGTLILACMNNAELVWKWNKEIHDADPGTTLPTYALRSLDNGKTWEKPRKLHDEWSGAVRNMIQAKDGKVVFTAMRLLNKPGRHSVLTYASTDQGASWKPSNVIDLGGNGHHDGATEATVIELNDGRLWKLIRTNFGKFWEAHSEDGFYWKSMGPTSIPASSAPGQLFRLQSGRILLVWNRPFPEGQTSFPLSGGDNEWSEVPVSNHRWELSAALSEDDGKTWTTPVVLAHQEGASLAYPYLFEQAPGRLWLTTMQGGIRIALNESDLLQ